From Euwallacea fornicatus isolate EFF26 chromosome 35, ASM4011564v1, whole genome shotgun sequence, a single genomic window includes:
- the Sec61beta gene encoding protein transport protein Sec61 subunit beta, with translation MPAPASATSVGAGGRSPTKGGAPRASTGSTVRQRKTTTTTTTTARRNTGAGTGGMWRFYTDDSPGIKVGPVPVLVMSLTFIASVFLLHIWGKYTRA, from the exons ATg CCAGCCCCTGCAAGTGCAACAAGTGTGGGTGCAGGTGGTAGATCCCCCACCAAAGGGGGAGCACCAAGAGCCTCTACAGGGAGCACTGTGAGACAGAGAAAGACTAcaaccaccaccaccaccactgCTCGCAGGAATACAGGTGCTGGCACTGGGGGAATGTGGAGGTTCTACACTGATGACTCTCCTGGCATTAAAGT AGGCCCAGTTCCAGTATTAGTAATGTCACTGACATTTATTGCCTCAGTGTTTCTGCTTCATATCTGGGGGAAATACACAAGAGCTTAA
- the LOC136348875 gene encoding uncharacterized protein: MPYILVRGNLAAYGQRYPWRVLVSGLKAADIEQLNRFASGGYCDDSTIVYMQHPCVILTALEVLGYTVVASSSTSVKQDYNEYMWTMRREFAEPDPATVSPIKDTEKALLEKGEV; this comes from the exons ATGCCCTACATTTTAGTTCGCGGCAACTTAGCTGCTTATGGACAGAGGTATCCTTGGAGAGTACTGGTTTCAGGGCTCAAAGCTGCTGATATTGAGCAGTTAAATCGGTTTGCTTCAGGAGGCTACTGTGACGATTCCACTATTGTTTATATGCAGCATCCCTGTGTCATTTTAACAGCCTTGGAAGTGCTAG GTTACACAGTTGTTGCATCGTCAAGTACAAGCGTGAAACAAGATTATAATGAATATATGTGGACTATGAGAAGAGAATTTGCAGAACCAGACCCTGCAACTGTGTCACCAATAAAAGACACTGAAAAAGCTCTATTAGAGAAAGGAGAAGTTTGA